A region of the Streptococcus oralis Uo5 genome:
TTGATTGCTTCCAAAGAAGCATACACTTTCTCAGGTAGGGTCACATAGAGATTGTCCGGATGGTCCATTCGCCTAAGTGGGCGATTGGTCGGAATGCGAATGACAGACATGTTATAGGTTTCGAAAAATTCTTTCTCTGCCACCTTTCCCGTTCCTGTCATACCTGAGATTTTGCGAAACATTTTAAAGAGACTCTGGTAGGTGATCGAAGCCATGGCTCTGGTTTCAGGAGAAAGCTTCACATGTTCCTTGGCTTCGATGGCTTGGTGGAGACCTCCTTGAAGCTTGGTCATTTCCATCAAACGTCCTGTGCTCTTATCCAACAAAACCATCTCTTGCCCTCGAACCAGATAATCCTTGTCCTTGGTATAGAGCGTGTGGGCTCTGAGAGCATAGACTAGATGCCGAACATAACTGGCGTACTCTTCCTTGTAGAGATGGTCGATTCCTAGGAATCCTTCGACCGTCTGGGCCCCCTTTCGGGTCAACCAAACCTGATCTTTTTCTTCCTTGTAGATGTAGTCTTCTCCCTCAACCAAGGTCGTCACTAGGGTATCAATCATCCCATAATAGTTAGACTGGACACGGGGAGAACCTGCGATAATCAAGGGAGTTTGGGCACTATCGAGTAGAATGTCATCGATTTCATCAATGATGACATAGTTAAAGGGAGGCAGGAACTTTCCTTCACTAGTGGAGGCAAGATTGTCATTGAGATAGTCAAATCCCAGGACACTATTGGTCGTGTAGACGATGTCCGAGGTGTAGATCTTTCTTTTCTCTTCGGCAGTCAAGTCCTCCTTTGGATTATCTGAAGAGGGTAGACCGACAGTTAGACCTAAAAATTGGTAGACCGGACCCATTTCACTTGCATCCCGTCTAGCCAGATAGTCATTGGTCGTGACCAGCATGCTGCCTTTTCCCGTTAGGGCATTGAGGTAGAGGGGCATGGTTGCAGTCAAGGTCTTGCCTTCACCCGTATTCATCTCAGCCACATTTCCTTGGTGGATCACGATGGCTCCCATGACTTGCACATCATAGGGAAAGAGACCCAAGACCCGTTTATCCGCCTCTCGAACAAGGGCATAGACTTCCACCAATAGCTCATCCAAGGTTTCTCCCTTGGCAAGACGCTGGCGAAACTCCTCTGTCTTTGCAGCCATTTCCTCATCACTGAGAGCCGCCATCTCTTCTTTGAGGGCGTTGATTTGGCTTACAAGCTTCTTGACCTTTCTCAGTTGTCTTTCCTGATACAAATGATTAAACACCAGCATCCTCCTCAATAGAAAACGAAACAAAGTCAAGAGCCTCAAAACCTGCACTAATCAAGGAAAGGCGATAGGTGTAGGCCGTTTCAGGATAGGTGAAGCTAAAGGAAAATTGCCTTTCAATCTTCTCCTCGATGATTTCCTCATAACGGTTTAAAAAGGTCAGTTTGAGATAGAGGCCTTTGACCGGTTGAACCTGCATCTTCATAGATAGACGGTAGGTATGATTTTTCTTAAGAAGAGGGAGGCTGGGCTGACTTCTAGTAGCCTGGTAATTGACACTAGAAAACCAGGTTTTAAGGGTTTCACCTGAAGCCAGCAAAGGATTTTTCAGGGTAACATGACCATCTGCATGATAGGTGATCTGGCTACCGTAAAGATAAGTAGCTCCCATCTCGCCCCACCTAATATCCTCTCTCTTGATGATAATCATGTCTCACCTCTTCCGTATTCTTCTAATATCATCTTGTAAAAATGAATAAACCAGGCAACGTTTGTTCCTGTGTCATCATTGTGTCGACCTGCTGTCCCTTTCGACAAGATCTTGGCACCTGTCTGGCAAAGAGTCTCCACTAGTTGGTCATAGGCAGCACTATCCATATCCTCGTCCTTCATGTAAGAAAGACCAAAGGTCGTCTGGGAAAAATCAGCTTGTTTAAATCGGGTCCAAAAACGTTGATCCAATTCCTTCATGTCTTTTGGGCTCACTCCTCCTGTCTGAAGGTGCAAGACATCAAAGCTGGTCGGGAAAACTCCTGGCGCTTCTAGTCGGCCCCTCTGTGCGATGATCCCTAGATTTGTCAGAGGTTTCCCTACTACGATTCCCTTGGGCTCAAAGTGAGAGCCATAATAGAGGGCCGGGAAGGTTCCCATTGACAAGCCAGATAGGATCAAGTCACTTCTATCCAAACCTAGATAGTCTAGATAGTGTTGGATGGTTGCTTGAACCTTATCTTCCAATTCCTCACTTCCTAGGTAAAAGGCTCCTCCTTCTAATCGGGGATCCGAAAAAAGGAGAAAGGGGCATCGGAGATTCTTCATCATCCAGTAACCCTCAAAGCCTTCCGCCGGACGGTAACCTGAGAAATAGACTGCTAGAGGTGGCTTGAAATCTCCTGGGTGAAAGAAATAGTTGATTTCCTCACGTTTTTTGTCATGCAGGATATTGCCTCCGAGAACAAACTTTCCAAACTGTTTCCGGCTCCAGCGTTGGTGGAGATTGCCGATGTTGACCTTTCCCTGGCCACGCGCTTCAAGAGAAATGCTCAGATAAGCGTCATAGTCTTGTTCCACAATGATTGCTTGGGCAAAGTCTGCTTCCTTGAGGAGAATGTCCTGTCTAATCTCTGAAATGGATCCTGCTGGGATCTTTCTCAAACGCAGGCGCAAGTCCACTGGCCCACTCTTTTCATATTCGAGCCAGAGTTCGATTGGCGAATGGGCTTGGACGGTCTGATTATAGGCCCAAGAGGCTAGTTGGGTATAGTTCTTGCCAAAATCACCTTCTAATTCCAGATGCTCAAATCCTTGATAGGAGACAGGGCCTTGGAAACTCGGGTGAATCCTTATCGTAGCTGGACTCAGCTTATCTCCATAACCACCTTCAAAGAGGGAGGTGGAGAGGTCTCGAACAAAGCCCTGTCTGTCTGACAGGTCCATCGCTTGCATGCAGTGCTGTTTGATGAGGTTCTGAATGTTTTGTTCCTGACTTACAAACTGTTCTGGATAGAAAACCGTATAGGGTTCCAAGCTAGATGTAAAAGGCAACAAATCTACTAAATAAGCTCCATCCGTGAGAATGACAGCATGAAAGTGCTCTAGGTCATTCTCATCCATGATTTTCTGGATGTCAGACGATGTGTTGGGAGGAACATGATACCAGTCTAGTTGGGCTGGTAGGGCAAGCGTATCTTGCCAATCCTCTAGACCGATTTGCAAGATCTTATATTTCTTTTCCATACTTCACCTCTTCCAACCACTTCTCTAGTTTAATCAGAAATTGCTCCCCAGTGTGTTCCTTTATCTTTTCAATAGAATGGATCAGAGCATCATTCCACACCTGCAGGCTGTCGAGATAGTAATGAGCAGCTTGCGCAAAATCCGCAATATTTTCCAACAGATAGCCATTCTTCTGATGGCTGACATACTCTGTTTTGACCCTGTTGATTTGAGGGATACCAGCACTGATGCCTGCTATCTGGGTATAGAGGAGAGGCTGCCTGTTCAGATCGACAATCAGACGAACAAATTCCAGCTGCTTGATTAACTCCGATTCATCCTTCATATTGACAAACGAATAGCGCTTGCTCTGATGGCGATTGTCTTCAAGTGGATTTTCAGCTCCTTGGTAATCAACTTCCTTCTCTAGCTCCTGACTTTGAAACTGGTCTGCAATCATCTCTGCAACTCGTGTTTCCAGCTGCTTCATTTCTTCTTGACTAGCAGCAAAGGCCCCAAAGACCAGCTCTGTATCCTTATTTTCAGAAAGGAAATGCA
Encoded here:
- the secA2 gene encoding accessory Sec system translocase SecA2, with translation MLVFNHLYQERQLRKVKKLVSQINALKEEMAALSDEEMAAKTEEFRQRLAKGETLDELLVEVYALVREADKRVLGLFPYDVQVMGAIVIHQGNVAEMNTGEGKTLTATMPLYLNALTGKGSMLVTTNDYLARRDASEMGPVYQFLGLTVGLPSSDNPKEDLTAEEKRKIYTSDIVYTTNSVLGFDYLNDNLASTSEGKFLPPFNYVIIDEIDDILLDSAQTPLIIAGSPRVQSNYYGMIDTLVTTLVEGEDYIYKEEKDQVWLTRKGAQTVEGFLGIDHLYKEEYASYVRHLVYALRAHTLYTKDKDYLVRGQEMVLLDKSTGRLMEMTKLQGGLHQAIEAKEHVKLSPETRAMASITYQSLFKMFRKISGMTGTGKVAEKEFFETYNMSVIRIPTNRPLRRMDHPDNLYVTLPEKVYASLEAIKTYHAKGNPLLIFVGSVEMSQLYSSLLLREGISHNVLNANHAAREAQIIAESGQMGAVTVATSMAGRGTDIKLGPGVAELGGLIVIGTERMESRRIDLQIRGRSGRQGDPGMSQFFVSLEDDVIKKFGPSWVHDLYQDYQVEDSSKPILLKARKYRNLVRKAQEASDSASRSARRQTLEYAESVNIQRQIVYKERDCLLDGSRDLGHILEDILADYTKQISEKAYSSPQELFHFIVTNISFGMRELPADLDLADADQIRELLEKIIAKEIAAKKEVLQPHQLYDSFLRISMLKAIDDNWVEQVDYLQQLSLAIGSQSASQKNPIVEYYQEAYAGFETMKQQIRTDMVRNLLMGIVEVTPKGEILTHFP
- the asp3 gene encoding accessory Sec system protein Asp3, yielding MIIIKREDIRWGEMGATYLYGSQITYHADGHVTLKNPLLASGETLKTWFSSVNYQATRSQPSLPLLKKNHTYRLSMKMQVQPVKGLYLKLTFLNRYEEIIEEKIERQFSFSFTYPETAYTYRLSLISAGFEALDFVSFSIEEDAGV
- the asp2 gene encoding accessory Sec system protein Asp2 codes for the protein MEKKYKILQIGLEDWQDTLALPAQLDWYHVPPNTSSDIQKIMDENDLEHFHAVILTDGAYLVDLLPFTSSLEPYTVFYPEQFVSQEQNIQNLIKQHCMQAMDLSDRQGFVRDLSTSLFEGGYGDKLSPATIRIHPSFQGPVSYQGFEHLELEGDFGKNYTQLASWAYNQTVQAHSPIELWLEYEKSGPVDLRLRLRKIPAGSISEIRQDILLKEADFAQAIIVEQDYDAYLSISLEARGQGKVNIGNLHQRWSRKQFGKFVLGGNILHDKKREEINYFFHPGDFKPPLAVYFSGYRPAEGFEGYWMMKNLRCPFLLFSDPRLEGGAFYLGSEELEDKVQATIQHYLDYLGLDRSDLILSGLSMGTFPALYYGSHFEPKGIVVGKPLTNLGIIAQRGRLEAPGVFPTSFDVLHLQTGGVSPKDMKELDQRFWTRFKQADFSQTTFGLSYMKDEDMDSAAYDQLVETLCQTGAKILSKGTAGRHNDDTGTNVAWFIHFYKMILEEYGRGET